In one Solanum lycopersicum chromosome 11, SLM_r2.1 genomic region, the following are encoded:
- the LOC101244740 gene encoding reticulata-related protein, producing the protein MALLQSSLSHISNLSISSNTTQIPQFKGLNLSKFVSLQQSIMKTDRFFRITCTGQESIVRTVDGGDGGNGKGGFPSDNNGGGDDGDGGGDYDEKEFGPIVKFDEVVKEAEKLGAKLPIDMLEAAKTTGIRRLILSRYLDMQGSAWPLGFLMRHCSMLRNRMLADPSFLFKVGTEIVIDSCCATFAEVQKRGKDFWAEFELYAADLLVGIVVDIALVGMLAPYVRIGKQSVSSSSFGRFRHACGALPSSVFEAERPGCKFTLQQRISTFFYKGFLYGSVGFGCGLVGQGIANLIMTAKRSIKKSEEDIPVPPLIGSAALWGFFLAVSSNTRYQIINGLERLVEASPVAKRVPPVALAFTVGVRFANNIYGGMQFVEWAKLSGVQ; encoded by the exons ATGGCTCTGCTTCAATCATCACTTTCTCATATATCAAATCTTTCGATTTCTTCAAACACAACCCAAATTCCACAATTCAAAGGCTTAAATCTCTCAAAGTTTGTATCTTTACAACAATCGATTATGAAAACTGATCGATTTTTCAGAATTACATGTACTGGACAAGAATCCATCGTTAGAACTGTTGACGGAGGTGATGGGGGTAACGGAAAAGGTGGGTTTCCATCTGACAACAACGGCGGCGGAGATGACGGTGACGGCGGTGGTGATTATGATGAAAAAGAGTTTGGGCCGATAGTGAAGTTTGATGAGGTGGTTAAAGAGGCTGAAAAATTGGGGGCGAAATTGCCTATTGATATGTTGGAAGCTGCTAAAACTACAGGGATTCGGAGATTGATTCTTAGTCGTTACTTGGATATGCAG GGTTCAGCTTGGCCGCTAGGATTCTTAATGAGACATTGCTCAATGCTGAGAAATCGAATGCTTGCTGATCCGTCGTTTTTGTTTAAAGTCGGAACAGAG ATTGTCATCGACTCCTGTTGTGCAACATTTGCAGAGGTTCAGAAAAGGGGAAAGGATTTCTGGGCAGAGTTTGAGTTGTATGCGGCAGATCTTCTTGTTGGAATTGTTGTTGACATTGCATTGGTAGGTATGTTGGCTCCTTATGTCCGAATAGGCAAGCAGTCTGTTTCAAGCAGCTCTTTTGGACGCTTTCGACATGCTTGTGGAGCTCTTCCCAGCAG TGTTTTTGAAGCTGAGAGGCCGGGGTGTAAATTTACATTGCAGCAGCGTATTTCAACGTTCTTTTACaag GGATTTTTGTATGGCTCAGTTGGATTTGGGTGCGGCCTTGTTGGTCAGGGCATTGCAAATTTGATAATGACTGCTAAGAG GAGCATCAAGAAGTCAGAAGAGGACATACCTGTCCCTCCTTTAATAGGAAGTGCTGCACTTTGGG GATTCTTTCTGGCAGTCTCTTCGAATACCCGATACCAAATTATAAACGGATTAGAGCGTTTAGTTGAAGCATCGCCTGTGGCCAAACGCGTTCCCCCTGTTGCCTTGGCCTTCACCGTGGGTGTACGATTCGCTAACAATATTTATGGAGGTATGCAGTTTGTGGAATGGGCTAAGCTAAGTGGGGTGCAATAA